TTGTAGGCAGGGATAAGCTCGAGAATCAGAAGATTTTACTCTTAAAACTACCGTCTGACTTCATTCTTAAAGTGAATGAGTTCGTTGGTCCGATAAGTTTGGTAAGGGGTGAATTGAACGATGATTTGCTCAATCTTGCAGCAAGTATCACTGTAAGATATTCAGATGCACCAAAGGATCGCCCGGTATTGGTTGATGTGAAAAGGGAGGAAAGATCCTGGGAGCTTCGAGTGACCAGTATCGATGAAGAGAGGATCAAGCCATATAGAATTTAGTCATCAAAATATCACATCTTTACATTCAACTAATGTATTAAATTGAAGTAGAACCATCCCGTTAAAAGAAAGATGTAATAAAGTTTTGATAATAAACGAG
The nucleotide sequence above comes from Nitrososphaerales archaeon. Encoded proteins:
- a CDS encoding tRNA (5-methylaminomethyl-2-thiouridylate)-methyltransferase, which produces CLLTDPIFSKRLKDLLTHTPNPTLNDIELLKVGRHFRLSPQAKLVVGRDKLENQKILLLKLPSDFILKVNEFVGPISLVRGELNDDLLNLAASITVRYSDAPKDRPVLVDVKREERSWELRVTSIDEERIKPYRI